ttttttaactttaGATCCACCTGTTGTAGAACCATGCTTTAGTCAATCCTTACGTAAGGCATGGCTAACAAATTGTTGGTCACACCTTAtacaaaatttggcaaaatatGTGGCATAGTATGGTAAAAAACCAAATGTGCTATCAGTTTTGTTAGGcaatatttggttgatgttaTTATTCTAGTTTGTCTAACTTTTTAACCTTTTAACTCACTTGTGATAGATACAATATTTTGACAAAGCTTATCTAAAGTTAGTTAATTAATTTTCTTACCACGAAAATATGAGAAGACTAATCTAGATAGCAATATATGGTgaaattagcaaaaaaaaacccaacaGTCCCTTATTCCTAAACAAAAGTTTCAGAGCTTCGTGTGAATGCAAGTTCGGCTAAGAGCTGATCGAGTACACACATTTTGCTTATTACAATTCAAGTATAACACTCAGAAAAACTGAGGGTAGCAGTACCATTGAAATGTCACTTATCTACACATGTTTTGTCTATTATAACATTCTTTATGCATCATACGGTTCATGAGGTTGGAAAGAAATACAGGGTACTAGTAGTACTATCcctgtttttatttatttgtcatCAATAGTTCCTGTAGCAAAAATAATTAtacatttttaataaaaaaatttatagatatctaaaactttatattattagatttgTCGTAAAATATACTTCGTTAATATTGTATCCTTTAagtattcatatttttttttgaaaacataCTATCAAAATTGTTATAATAAATTATTGATGATAAGTAAACGTAAAAAATAGTATTAGCAATGAACTCTCAGTGATCTACACAAAGCTAGTGTTCAGTTGTCACGTCGAACTGACAGTTGTATCCTAACTTCATAAATGCATATGGAATGATAGATGCATGAAGCAGGCTTACGCATTAACATGTCGTTATATCTAACGTAAGATAGACTTGCAGTGTCAGATTATACCATGTTTGTTAGAAACGATTAATCTATTAGAAAGATCAAAAAATGACTTTTGGCATATCGTGCTATTATCGCACCGTACGGATTCAGACATAGTCCTATTATGTATCATCTAATAATGTTTAGATATTTATCCGTTATTATCTCACAcatctctctcttatctctcaCCAAACAAACATATCCTTAATAtctcatattttatataaaaagattaaagaaaataattatatagATTATATCATATCCTTTTCATATTGTACCAATATATTCACCGTGTCAAAATCCTAGACACGGCAAAAACTTCTTGTTCATGCTGTGACAGTCTTATCCAAAATATTTCTTGACGTGATGTGGTGTGCTTTAGACCGTGCCATGAGCGGTTCAGAAATGACACGGCCAAGTCCCATCTCTAATCTAACGTAATGGTGGTAAATTACGTGTACCTTGGTTGGGGACTTGTGGCCGCCCAGCTTAGCAATGGACTGCACCTGGATCAGGAAGACGCGGCACTGCTCGTACAGATGGAACAGGTAGTCCAGCCCGTTCTTCTTGGCCCTCGCCACCTCGCCGGGCTCCGTCACCACGAACGGGTGCTCCCGCTGcctctccccgccgccgcccgccgaaGACTCCGTCGACTccgacccgccgccgccgtcctcgtTCTCGTCCTCCAGCTCGTCCAGTGACCTcagctccttcttcctccccgTGTTCTTGCCCTTCCTCGTCGCGTTCCCTTTCTTCGCCTGTTTCTTGCCGGCCACCACCCTCCTGCCCGCCTCGTCGTCGGCCATGCCGCCGCTGGCCGCCGCGTCCTGCTCGTCTGACAGCACTGCTTGTAATGAATTAATGCATAAGAATAACGGGCATCACAGGCGAGCACACAACTCAAGCCCCACGCATGCATACTgttcgcatgcatgcatgcatgatcacaTCACAGGCAAAACTCAGAACTGAACAAGTATACATACCTTCCTGTGAGACGGCGTCGAGGGTGCTCCCAGTCTGGAAGCGACCGCCGAGGGACATGACACGGCCGCGCTCGGCGCGCAGCGCGGCGCGGAGGCCGAACCGCTCGCCAAGAAGCACGTCCCAGCGGAACAGCCCCGCGAGCGCGGCCATCATGTCGTCGAGCTCGCGCTCCGTCATGCCTAGGAGCGTGCTCGCCGTGAACCCGAGCTCCGAGATCCGCGCCACCGTCGATGGGCGCACGCCGTACCCGGCCACCAGCTCCTCCAGCTCCCTCGGCGCGTTCACCAGGGGCgcaggcggcagcggcggtggaggcgcgGCGTGCGCCGCCGGCCCGAGGTCCCACCGGAACGGGTGCGCCGCCGAGAAGGCGTCGTTGGGATCCATGCA
This genomic window from Phragmites australis chromosome 7, lpPhrAust1.1, whole genome shotgun sequence contains:
- the LOC133923645 gene encoding probable transcription factor FL, translated to MDPNDAFSAAHPFRWDLGPAAHAAPPPPLPPAPLVNAPRELEELVAGYGVRPSTVARISELGFTASTLLGMTERELDDMMAALAGLFRWDVLLGERFGLRAALRAERGRVMSLGGRFQTGSTLDAVSQEVLSDEQDAAASGGMADDEAGRRVVAGKKQAKKGNATRKGKNTGRKKELRSLDELEDENEDGGGGSESTESSAGGGGERQREHPFVVTEPGEVARAKKNGLDYLFHLYEQCRVFLIQVQSIAKLGGHKSPTKVTNQVFRYAKKCGASYINKPKMRHYVHCYALHCLDEEASNALRRAYKARGENVGAWRQACYAPLVEIAARHGFDIDAVFAAHPSLAIWYVPTRLRQLCHQARGSHAAVGIPPPTMF